A genomic window from Prunus persica cultivar Lovell chromosome G2, Prunus_persica_NCBIv2, whole genome shotgun sequence includes:
- the LOC18784619 gene encoding uncharacterized protein LOC18784619, with product MATMTSRLSIVPAPPPRPALPALQRSNLSTRQNPSLSVRVSPSPSTITSSSSVADPLNNRRQSFLSPPAPPNLGDRSVAVRFQLNAPLISSHDQWGTWTALFATGAFGIWSEKNTKVGAALSGALVSTLIGLAASNLGIISSNAPAFSIVLEFLLPLAVPLLLYRADLRRVIKSTGALLLAFLLGSVATTVGTVVAYLLVPMRSLGQDSWKIAAALMGRHIGGAVNYVAIADALGVSPSILAAGLAADNVICAVYFSTLFALASKVPPEPSTSDDGIRKDASSEPGNKLPLIQTAAALSVSLAICKSGHYLTKYFGIQGGILPAVTAIVVTLATVFPKQFAYLAPTGEAMAVILMQVFFAVVGASGNIWSVINTAPSIFFFALIQIAVHLVVILGLGKLLGFDLKLLLIASNANVGGPTTACGMATAKEWNSMIVPGILAGIFGIAIATFIGIAFGLAVLKYM from the exons ATGGCTACGATGACATCGAGGCTCTCAATCGTAcctgctcctcctcctcgtccAGCTTTGCCGGCACTTCAACGGTCAAATTTGTCTACCCGCCAAAACCCGAGTCTGAGTGTCCGTGTCTCCCCCTCACCCAGCACCATCACCAGCAGTAGTTCGGTAGCTGATCCGTTGAATAACAGAAGGCAgagctttctctctcctccggctCCTCCTAATCTGGGAGATCGATCTGTAGCCGTCAGATTCCAACTCAACGCCCCTCTCATTTCGTCTCACGACCAATGGGGCACCTGGACTGCTCTATTCGCCACCGGCGCTTTCGGTATCTG GTCAGAGAAGAACACGAAGGTTGGGGCGGCATTGAGCGGGGCGTTGGTGAGCACATTGATCGGACTTGCAGCGAgtaatttgggaattatttcATCGAATGCACCTGCATTTTCGATTGTGTTGGAGTTTCTGCTCCCACTGGCTGTGCCATTGCTCTTGTACAGGGCAGACTTGCGACGTGTGATCAAATCAACCGGGGCTCTTCTCTTGGCCTTCTTGCTTGGATCCG TTGCAACAACAGTTGGAACAGTGGTGGCATATCTTTTGGTGCCGATGCGATCACTTGGTCAAGATAGTTGGAAAATAGCAGCTGCTCTCATGGGCCGACATATTGGTGGAG CTGTCAATTACGTTGCCATAGCTGATGCTCTCGGGGTTTCTCCTTCAATTTTAGCTGCCGGGCTAGCCGCAGATAATGTCATTTGTGCTGTATATTTTTCAACATTGTTCGCATTGGCTTCTAAAGTACCTCCTGAGCCTTCAACATCTGATGATG GCATTAGAAAGGATGCATCCTCTGAGCCTGGAAACAAGCTTCCTCTGATACAAACTGCTGCGGCCCTTTCTGTGTCCTTGGCCATATGCAAGAGTGGCCATTATCTCACGAAATATTTTGGAATCCAAGGAGGCATCCTGCCAGCTGTAACAGCCATTGTTGTTACTCTGGCGACTGTATTTCCAAAACAGTTTGCGTATCTTGCACCAACTGGTGAGGCTATGGCTGTTATACTAATGCAG GTATTTTTTGCGGTGGTGGGAGCAAGCGGAAACATATGGAGTGTCATTAACACTGCTCCTagtatctttttctttgctcTAATCCAGATTGCCGTTCATCTTGTTGTGATCCTGGGATTGGGAAAGCTATTGGGGTTTGACCTGAAGTTGTTGCTTATAGCATCAAATGCCAATGTTGGAGGCCCTACAACAGCTTGTGGAATGGCCACGGCCAAAGAGTGGAATTCTATGATTGTTCCTGGAATTCTTGCAGGCATTTTTGGCATTGCGATTGCAACTTTCATCGGCATTGCATTCGGGCTGGCAGTTCTTAAATACATGTAA
- the LOC18784598 gene encoding probable RNA-binding protein 18 — MDPNGSGDENSESKIYIGNLDLRITEAALIKMFSPFGKIVTEDFLWHTRGRKRGEPRGFAFIQYSSKEEAKLAKEKMHGRLACGRPLVVRVSSEKYAVEAAENSSKGAGEATKTSLSGSSSGQTSRSSKIAAIKNKLKALEEEGFSAKKQKQTDTSLQ; from the exons ATG GATCCTAATGGTTCTGGTGATGAAAATAGTGAAAGCAAAATCTACATTGGTAACCTTGATCTGAGGATAACGGA GGCTGCTCTAATTAAGATGTTTTCTCCATTTGGGAAGATTGTAACTGAGGACTTTTTGTGGCACACTCGTGGCCGAAAACGTGGAGAGCCACGGGGTTTTGCTTTCATCCAGTATAGCAGCAAAGAG GAAGCAAAATTGGCCAAGGAGAAGATGCATGGGAGACTAGCTTGTGGACGCCCATTGGTTGTTCGCGTTTCCAGTGAGAAGTACGCGGTAGAAGCAGCAGAAAATTCTTCAAAAGGAGCGGGCGAGGCAACCAAAACAAGCCTTTCTGGTAGTAGTTCAGGACAGACGAGTCGGAGCTCGAAAATAGCAGCAATCAAGAACAAATTGAAAGCCTTGGAAGAGGAGGGCTTTAGCGCCAAGAAGCAGAAGCAAACTGACACATCTTTGCAGTGA